The Nycticebus coucang isolate mNycCou1 chromosome 2, mNycCou1.pri, whole genome shotgun sequence genome includes a window with the following:
- the LOC128579828 gene encoding uncharacterized protein LOC128579828 isoform X2, whose amino-acid sequence MQEVETRVLPGPPAAYLELWEPFCPGWPSRREDGRESSQRQSSPPLGLLPLSSGCQPGAQRALGGNYCPSWVPELPGFHCGSRSAQVASPTGKMAGWPRHQIELGCPFTMNSWLNAGQLQGALRPAGRMAEKAPRDRGPLPWACCRWAVAVNQERSVHLVETAVPPGPPASWISLWEPFCPGWPSGREDGR is encoded by the exons ATGCAAGAGGTGGAAACTCGGGTCCTTCCTGGCCCCCCGGCCGCCTACCTTGAGCTGTG GGAGCCCTTCTGCCCAGGATGGCCCTCCCGCAGGGAGGATGGCAG AGAAAGCTCCCAGAGACAGAGTTCCCCTCCCTTGGGCCTGCTGCCGCTGAGCAGTGGCTGTCAACCAGGAGCCCAGCGGGCACTAGGTGGAAACTACTGTCCCTCCTGGGTCCCCGAGCTTCCTGGATTTCACTGTG GGAGCCGTTCTGCCCAGGTTGCCTCTCCAACAGGGAAGATGGCAG GGTGGCCAAGGCACCAGATCGAGCTGGGGTGTCCCTTCACCATGAATAGCTGGCTAAATGCTGGGCAGCTTCAG GGAGCCCTTCGCCCAGCAGGGAGGATGGCAG AGAAAGCTCCCAGAGACAGAGGTCCCCTCCCTTGGGCCTGCTGCCGCTGGGCAGTGGCTGTCAACCAGGAGCGCAGCGTGCACTTAGTGGAAACTGCTGTCCCTCCTGGGCCCCCAGCCTCCTGGATTTCACTGTG GGAGCCGTTCTGCCCAGGTTGGCCCTCTGGCAGGGAAGATGGCAG ATAA
- the LOC128579828 gene encoding uncharacterized protein LOC128579828 isoform X3 — translation MQEVETRVLPGPPAAYLELWEPFCPGWPSRREDGRESSQRQSSPPLGLLPLSSGCQPGAQRALGGNYCPSWVPELPGFHCGSRSAQVASPTGKMAGSPSPSREDGRESSQRQRSPPLGLLPLGSGCQPGAQRALSGNCCPSWAPSLLDFTVGAVLPRLALWQGRWQIRTPEEVHL, via the exons ATGCAAGAGGTGGAAACTCGGGTCCTTCCTGGCCCCCCGGCCGCCTACCTTGAGCTGTG GGAGCCCTTCTGCCCAGGATGGCCCTCCCGCAGGGAGGATGGCAG AGAAAGCTCCCAGAGACAGAGTTCCCCTCCCTTGGGCCTGCTGCCGCTGAGCAGTGGCTGTCAACCAGGAGCCCAGCGGGCACTAGGTGGAAACTACTGTCCCTCCTGGGTCCCCGAGCTTCCTGGATTTCACTGTG GGAGCCGTTCTGCCCAGGTTGCCTCTCCAACAGGGAAGATGGCAG GGAGCCCTTCGCCCAGCAGGGAGGATGGCAG AGAAAGCTCCCAGAGACAGAGGTCCCCTCCCTTGGGCCTGCTGCCGCTGGGCAGTGGCTGTCAACCAGGAGCGCAGCGTGCACTTAGTGGAAACTGCTGTCCCTCCTGGGCCCCCAGCCTCCTGGATTTCACTGTG GGAGCCGTTCTGCCCAGGTTGGCCCTCTGGCAGGGAAGATGGCAG ATAAGGACTCCTGAAGAAGTACACCTTTAG